In Vigna unguiculata cultivar IT97K-499-35 chromosome 3, ASM411807v1, whole genome shotgun sequence, a single genomic region encodes these proteins:
- the LOC114175072 gene encoding uncharacterized protein LOC114175072: MSLMIIKHGIPEVFRGTISEDITSAKEFLVEIKKRFAKSDKVEASTLLRNLISMRYQGKRNIKEYIMSMSNIVFKLKALKLEISEDLLIHLVLISLPASFNQFEVSYNCQKDKWSLNELISHSVQEEERLKQGKRESAHFASTSKAKGKGKRSDDSKKEAAKGPEQKKQT, encoded by the coding sequence ATGAGCCTAATGATCATTAAGCATGGCATCCCAGAGGTGTTTAGGGGTACTATTTCTGAAGACATAACAAGTGCCAAAGAATTCCTTGTTGAAATCAAGAAGCGCTTTGCAAAAAGTGATAAGGTGGAGGCAAGCACTCTTCTTCGGAACTTGATCTCCATGAGATATCAGGGCAAAAGGAATATCAAAGAATACATTATGAGCATGTCTAATATTGTCTTTAAACTCAAGGCATTAAAGCTTGAAATCTCAGAAGACTTGCTCATTCATTTGGTGTTGATTTCTCTTCCTGCATCGTTTAATCAGTTTGAGGTATCCTATAATTGTCAAAAGGATAAATGGTCTCTTAATGAGCTCATCTCACACTCCGTGCAAGAAGAGGAAAGACTAAAGCAAGGCAAGAGAGAAAGTGCTCATTTTGCAAGCACCTCGAAGGCTAAGGGCAAAGGGAAGAGATCGGATGATTCCAAGAAGGAAGCTGCTAAGGGTccagaacaaaagaaacaaacttAA